A stretch of Tepidibacillus fermentans DNA encodes these proteins:
- a CDS encoding UPF0236 family transposase-like protein, translating to MDTIISSIYQLIKSTNNLIELEESIQTYMQEVFSSLLGEIFTQLDQVIKKKRQDKGWKVKREDWKTVQCSFGAVRFRHTLMGDEKGTPHYPFDEWVGIRKNQRYSPFVEVKVAELASE from the coding sequence ATGGATACAATTATATCAAGCATATATCAGTTAATAAAGAGTACAAATAATTTAATCGAGTTAGAGGAAAGCATTCAAACTTATATGCAAGAAGTATTTAGTTCCTTATTGGGGGAAATTTTTACACAGTTAGATCAAGTCATTAAGAAAAAGAGACAAGATAAAGGTTGGAAAGTAAAAAGGGAAGATTGGAAAACAGTTCAATGTAGCTTTGGTGCAGTGCGTTTTCGACATACATTAATGGGAGATGAGAAAGGAACGCCCCATTATCCTTTTGATGAATGGGTGGGAATACGAAAAAACCAACGGTACAGTCCATTTGTTGAAGTCAAAGTTGCAGAATTAGCAAGTGAAAA
- the sugE gene encoding quaternary ammonium compound efflux SMR transporter SugE codes for MAWFSLFIAGLLETAWAIGLKYSHGFTKLWPSVGTIIAMIGSLGLLSRSLKVLPIGTAYAVWTGIGAVGTVILGIILFHEPKNLVRILFISFIIVGIIGLQLTSKS; via the coding sequence TTGGCTTGGTTTTCATTATTTATTGCTGGTTTATTAGAGACCGCTTGGGCGATCGGCCTTAAATACTCACATGGATTTACAAAATTATGGCCCAGTGTAGGAACAATCATTGCGATGATCGGGAGCTTAGGTCTCTTATCAAGATCATTGAAGGTATTACCGATTGGGACGGCCTATGCGGTGTGGACTGGTATTGGTGCAGTGGGCACTGTGATTCTAGGAATAATCTTATTTCATGAACCAAAGAATCTGGTTCGGATTTTATTCATTAGTTTTATTATTGTGGGAATTATCGGTTTACAACTAACGTCTAAATCCTAA
- a CDS encoding DODA-type extradiol aromatic ring-opening family dioxygenase has protein sequence MVPSLFISHGAPTLAIEDNDYTQFLQNLGRRITPKAIVIFTAHWESEITTISFKDDVYETIYDFYGFPEELYMMKYPATGSISIASMVEEKLKIHDIPAKSDEKRGLDHGSWVVLQLLYPNADIPVVQVSVNPYLIPKEQFKIGEALRDLGEKDILVIGSGGTSHNLRMIKWGQTTPEPWTVAFDDWLVDHVQNRKLDSLFHYEKLAPNARLAVPRPEHIVPLFIAFGSGEENKQPKLLHRSYQFGTLSHIVFEF, from the coding sequence ATGGTCCCCTCATTATTTATTAGTCATGGAGCTCCTACGTTAGCCATTGAAGATAATGATTATACTCAGTTTCTTCAAAATTTAGGTCGTCGGATCACACCAAAGGCGATTGTCATATTTACGGCTCATTGGGAAAGTGAAATCACGACGATTTCTTTTAAAGATGATGTTTATGAAACGATCTACGATTTCTATGGATTCCCGGAAGAACTTTATATGATGAAATATCCAGCAACAGGTTCTATCTCCATTGCATCAATGGTCGAGGAAAAGTTGAAAATTCATGATATTCCTGCAAAAAGTGACGAAAAAAGAGGATTAGACCACGGTTCATGGGTCGTATTGCAGCTTTTATATCCAAATGCAGATATTCCTGTCGTTCAAGTTTCAGTAAATCCTTATCTTATTCCTAAGGAACAATTTAAAATCGGAGAAGCTCTTCGTGATCTTGGGGAAAAAGATATTCTCGTCATTGGTAGTGGAGGAACTTCCCATAATTTACGAATGATAAAATGGGGGCAAACAACTCCAGAACCTTGGACCGTTGCATTTGATGATTGGTTAGTCGATCATGTACAAAACAGGAAGTTAGATTCATTATTTCATTATGAAAAGTTAGCCCCAAATGCTCGTTTGGCAGTACCAAGGCCTGAACATATCGTTCCACTTTTTATTGCATTTGGAAGTGGAGAAGAAAATAAGCAGCCAAAGTTATTACATCGAAGTTATCAATTTGGAACATTAAGCCATATTGTCTTTGAATTTTGA
- a CDS encoding NAD(P)/FAD-dependent oxidoreductase, with translation MFDVIIVGGGVSGLSAAIFTANAGLKTLVLNDGKSQITRVSSVQNIPGFPEGISGEEWIQRAKQQVEKFKGTLKDEKVVEVIKNDEGTFEVKTESETYQTKYLVIATNVNKDLLTPFGYEAVVNSYVPNNKAKSIPNIPFTGETSVENLYMAGLVTEIPSQVSVSLGQGAAVGIAVVSKEKGTPYMWHDL, from the coding sequence ATGTTTGACGTTATTATTGTTGGCGGAGGAGTTTCAGGTTTATCCGCAGCTATTTTTACAGCCAATGCAGGCTTAAAAACACTTGTATTAAATGATGGCAAATCACAAATTACACGTGTAAGTTCTGTTCAAAATATTCCAGGTTTTCCTGAAGGTATTTCGGGGGAAGAGTGGATTCAACGAGCAAAACAACAAGTAGAAAAATTTAAAGGAACATTAAAAGATGAAAAAGTTGTAGAAGTGATCAAAAACGATGAGGGAACATTTGAAGTGAAAACAGAGAGTGAAACCTACCAAACAAAATATCTAGTTATCGCAACAAACGTAAATAAAGACTTATTAACTCCATTTGGCTATGAAGCAGTAGTAAATTCTTATGTACCGAATAACAAAGCCAAATCGATTCCAAATATTCCATTCACAGGAGAGACCTCAGTAGAAAATCTCTATATGGCTGGTTTAGTCACAGAGATTCCTAGCCAAGTATCTGTATCCCTTGGCCAAGGAGCTGCTGTTGGAATCGCCGTTGTTTCCAAAGAAAAAGGCACACCCTATATGTGGCATGATCTATAA